The window GGGGTGTTTCAAAAAAAGTTACGGTTAATGGCACCGGCGGTGGCGGAGGTTGCCGGCCGGGCAGTTCAGCTAATTGCTGTTTTAGTTTTTGCATATCTACAACGCGGTATTTATTTCTTTTTGGTTGCCTTTGTTTTAGGGACAATCATTACTTTTTATATCAACCTGCGGGGCGCGCAAAAACTAATCAATTTTTCACTGTTTTCCCGTCCGGATTGGGCACTACTTAAAAAATTATTTTTAGAAGCATTGCCAATGGGTTTGTCATTAGTCTTGTCGGTAATCTTTTTTAAAGTAGATTCAGTGATGCTTTCGTTTATGAAACCGGCGCAAGATCTGGCCTATTACGCTTTGGCATATAAAGTGTTGGAAAGTTTGTTGTTTTTCCCGGCGATGATTGGCGGATTGCTTTTGCCGATCTTTTCCCAAGCCTCCACGGAAAAAGCGACGGGAGTGGTTCCACACTTGAAATCTTCGTTTGATATGTATTTATTTGGAGGGTTGCCTCTCGCGGCAACATTGTGGGTACTTTCCCCGAGCATTGTGCGCATTCTGGGCGGAGTTGCTTTTGATCCCGCTATACCGGCCTTACAAATCTTATCGTTGGCATTGGCGGTACTGTTTTTTGGTAATCTTTTCGGGTCGACAATTGTCGCGATCGGAAAGCAAAAACAATTAGTGTATCTGTATGGTTTTTTGGTCGTGGTGAACATTGTTCTTAATTCAATTTTCATCCCTCATTATTCGTTCATGGGCGCCGCTTGGGTGACATTGGTAACGGAAATATTGTCTACCGCAATTGCGATAATAATTCTCGCCAAAT of the bacterium genome contains:
- a CDS encoding flippase, with the translated sequence MISTFGRVVGTIISIATVAVMTRALIGMLGAEAGVQAYGVYAAVLAYLSIVAIFADGGLYLIFTREASRDGADERKILETAWLLRLVAIIATIIVAIILALLLPYQHAIRVGVLVGVWGIAFQLGSQLFMGVFQKKLRLMAPAVAEVAGRAVQLIAVLVFAYLQRGIYFFLVAFVLGTIITFYINLRGAQKLINFSLFSRPDWALLKKLFLEALPMGLSLVLSVIFFKVDSVMLSFMKPAQDLAYYALAYKVLESLLFFPAMIGGLLLPIFSQASTEKATGVVPHLKSSFDMYLFGGLPLAATLWVLSPSIVRILGGVAFDPAIPALQILSLALAVLFFGNLFGSTIVAIGKQKQLVYLYGFLVVVNIVLNSIFIPHYSFMGAAWVTLVTEILSTAIAIIILAKYGVWGIGTKRTSKIILAFIAFVVFLFLPGPDYLRVTSGLVAYAVALFWLKAVSWRQVKQCLGIRRDHVDA